A window of the Cucurbita pepo subsp. pepo cultivar mu-cu-16 chromosome LG01, ASM280686v2, whole genome shotgun sequence genome harbors these coding sequences:
- the LOC111794694 gene encoding 21 kDa protein-like — protein sequence MKPQSSLILSLLFAATLCLLRQVPAVAAADAGTSVNATANSTEFIRSSCVITLYPDVCYASLSRYANDIQQDPASLTRIAITISLANSRRMASYVSNLSHVGDYGADHRAASALHDCFTNFDDAVDEIRGSLNQMRQINDVDVPSFRFQMSNVQTWMSAALTDQETCTDGFEDVADGPMKADVCAKAEKVKKHTSNALALVNSFVQKRIP from the coding sequence ATGAAACCTCAATCGTCTCTTATCCTCTCTCTCCTATTCGCAGCCACTCTCTGTCTCCTACGCCAGGTTCCGGCCGTCGCTGCTGCTGATGCTGGGACCTCCGTCAACGCCACTGCCAATAGTACCGAGTTTATCCGTAGTAGCTGTGTCATTACTCTCTATCCCGACGTCTGCTACGCTTCTCTCTCTCGCTACGCTAACGACATTCAGCAGGATCCAGCCTCGCTCACTCGCATCGCCATTACCATCAGCCTTGCCAACTCCCGTAGAATGGCTTCTTATGTATCCAACCTGTCTCACGTCGGCGACTACGGCGCCGACCACAGAGCCGCCTCCGCGCTTCACGATTGCTTCACGAACTTCGACGACGCCGTCGACGAGATTCGCGGCTCGCTCAACCAGATGCGCCAGATCAACGACGTCGATGTGCCGTCGTTCAGGTTTCAAATGAGCAACGTGCAGACGTGGATGAGCGCTGCGCTTACGGATCAGGAAACATGTACGGACGGATTCGAAGATGTGGCCGATGGACCGATGAAAGCGGACGTATGCGCAAAGGCGGAGAAGGTGAAGAAGCACACCAGCAATGCCCTAGCGCTAGTGAATAGCTTCGTCCAGAAAAGGATTCCGTGA
- the LOC111802614 gene encoding phosphoglucomutase, cytoplasmic, translating to MWRWNSKFLHLFRQNKTAESSKATPFPIFSLVSSNYFLFSAAPIHPDMVRFNVTTKHTAPIDGQKPGTSGLRKKVKVFIQPNYLENFVQSTFNALTAEKVRGATLVVSGDGRYYSKDAIQIIIKMAAANGVRRIWVGQNGLLSTPAVSAVIRERVGVDGSRASGAFILTASHNPGGPHEDFGIKYNMENGGPAPEGITDKIYENTKSIKEYLIAEDLPNVDISAIGVSNFCGPEGQFDVEVFDSASDYVKLMKSIFDFESIRKLLSSPKFSFCYDALHGVDGAYAKRIFVEELGAQESSLLNCVPKEDFGGGHPDPNLTYAKELVARMGLGKSSSGQEPPEFGAAADGDADRNMVLGKRFFVTPSDSVAIIAANAVEAIPYFSAGLKGVARSMPTSAALDVVAKNLNLKFFEVPTGWKFFGNLMDAGMCSVCGEESFGTGSDHIREKDGIWAVLAWLSILAFKNKGNLDGGKLVTVEDIVRQHWSTYGRHYYTRYDYENVDAGAAKELMANLVKLQSSLDEVNGIVKGIRSDVSKVVHGDEFEYKDPVDGSISKHQGIRYLFEDGSRLVFRLSGTGSEGATIRLYIEQYEKDPSKTGRDSQEALAPLVEVALKLSKMQEFTGRSAPTVIT from the exons ATGTGGCGTTGGAACTCGAAGTTTCTCCACCTGTTTCGCCAAAACAAAACCGCAGAATCAAGCAAAGCAACCCCATTTCCCATCTTCTCTCTGGTTTCATCAAATTACTTTCTCTTCTCTGCTGCACCAATTCATCCAGACATGGTTCGCTTCAATGTCACCACGAAGCACACCGCCCCTATCGATGGCCAGAAGCCCGGTACTTCTGGCCTCCGCAAGAAG GTAAAAGTATTCATTCAACCGAACTACTTGGAGAATTTTGTTCAGTCAACATTTAACGCCCTAACTGCTGAAAAAGTCAGAG GTGCTACACTTGTTGTATCTGGAGATGGACGCTATTATTCAAAGGATGCTATTCAG ATTATAATCAAGATGGCTGCAGCAAATGGGGTACGCCGTATTTGGGTTGGTCAAAATGGCTTGCTATCAACTCCTGCTGTGTCTGCTGTTATACGTGAAAGAGTCGGGGTTGAT GGATCCAGAGCATCAGGAGCATTTATTTTGACTGCAAGTCACAATCCAGGAGGTCCCCATGAG GATTTCGGCATTAAATACAACATGGAAAATGGTGGCCCTGCTCCGGAGGGAATTACTGATAAGATCTACGAAAACACAAAGTCAATAAAGGAGTACTTAATTGCTGAAGATCTACCCAAC GTGGACATTTCTGCAATAGGTGTTTCTAACTTTTGCGGACCTGAAGGACAATTTGATGTTGAGGTTTTTGATTCAGCCAGTGACTATGTGAAGCTGATGAA GtcaatatttgattttgaatctatCCGCAAGCTTCTATCCTCCCCCAAGTTCTCATTCTG TTATGATGCTCTACATGGTGTCGATGGAGCTTATGCAAAACGTATTTTTGTGGAAGAGCTTGGTGCACAAGAAAGCTCATTATTGAACTGCGTACCAAAG GAGGACTTTGGAGGAGGTCATCCTGACCCCAATTTGACTTATGCCAAGGAATTGGTTGCTCGTATGGGATTGGGTAAATCAAGCTCTGGACAAGAACCTCCAGAATTTGGTGCTGCTGCTGATGGTGATGCAGATCGCAATATGGTCCTTGGTAAAAG attttttgTCACTCCTTCAGACTCTGTTGCCATTATTGCTGCGAATGCTGTTGAAGCTATTCCGTACTTCTCTGCTGGTTTGAAGGGTGTCGCCAG GAGCATGCCAACCTCTGCTGCACTAGATGTGGTTGCCAAAAACTTGAACTTGAAGTTTTTTGAG GTGCCCACTGGCTGGAaattttttggtaatttaatGGATGCAGGAATGTGCTCCGTCTGTGGGGAAGAAAGTTTTGGAACTG GATCTGACCATATTCGCGAGAAAGATGGAATTTGGGCAGTTTTAGCTTGGTTATCTATTCTCGCTTTTAAAAACAAGGGCAACCTTGATGGTGGAAAGCTTGTGACAGTTGAAGACATAGTTCGCCAACATTGGTCCACTTACGGTCGTCATTATTATACTAGATATGATTACGAG AATGTTGATGCTGGAGCAGCAAAGGAACTGATGGCAAATTTGGTGAAGCTGCAATCTTCACTTGATGAAGTTAATGG GATTGTCAAGGGAATCCGTTCAGATGTGTCAAAGGTTGTTCATGGTGATGAATTTGAGTATAAAGATCCTGTTGATGGTTCCATTTCAAAGCACCAGGGCATTCGATATTTGTTTGAGGATGGTTCACGACTG GTGTTCCGCCTGTCTGGAACTGGCTCTGAAGGTGCAACAATTCGGCTCTACATTGAGCAATATGAGAAGGATCCATCAAAAACGGGGAGAGATTCTCAGGAAGCTCTTGCTCCTCTG GTGGAAGTTGCTCTTAAGCTCTCAAAAATGCAAGAATTCACCGGCCGATCTGCTCCTACCGTCATTACATAA
- the LOC111804980 gene encoding HMG-Y-related protein B-like has product MATADQHNNPPQPPPPAPSLPHYPEMIMSAIDALNDKNGVSKSVLTKQIESTYGDLPPAFTTLLTHHLDVMKQTGQLLFVKNNYMKPDPNAPPKRGRGRPPKPKVPLPPGTVVSPPRPRGRPPKSRDPFAPISQPKKKPSSGSGRPRGRPPKYPKPAPTSVPVASPPRGRGRPPKIKPAVAPVGC; this is encoded by the exons ATGGCCACCGCCGATCAACACAACAACCCACCGCAGCCACCTCCTCCGGCCCCCTCACTCCCTCACTACCCCGAG ATGATTATGTCAGCGATCGACGCTCTCAACGACAAAAACGGAGTGAGCAAATCGGTGCTTACGAAGCAGATCGAGTCCACCTACGGCGATCTGCCCCCAGCTTTCACTACGCTCCTTACCCATCACTTGGATGTCATGAAGCAAACCGGCCAACTCCTCTTCGTCAAAAACAACTACATGAAACCCGATCCCAACGCGCCGCCGAAGCGTGGCCGTGGTCGTCCTCCCAAGCCTAAAGTCCCTCTCCCGCCGGGCACCGTCGTATCTCCTCCACGCCCACGTGGCCGCCCACCGAAATCCAGAGATCCATTCGCTCCCATTTCGCAGCCCAAGAAGAAGCCCTCCTCGGGAAGTGGAAGGCCACGTGGCCGCCCTCCGAAGTACCCAAAGCCAGCGCCCACGTCGGTCCCGGTCGCTAGTCCGCCGCGAGGTAGAGGGCGGCCGCCGAAGATTAAGCCGGCCGTCGCCCCAGTTGGGTGCTGA